A section of the Oncorhynchus tshawytscha isolate Ot180627B linkage group LG09, Otsh_v2.0, whole genome shotgun sequence genome encodes:
- the LOC112258634 gene encoding reprimo-like protein, with protein sequence MNGSFFDQAQGALFNRSQVLAGTLVNCCNGTDVATSDGGSLALPPDERKLFISRVVQIAVLCVLSLTVIFGIFFLGCNLMIKSESMINFMVKDRRPSKDIEAPVMIGLS encoded by the coding sequence ATGAACGGCTCCTTCTTCGACCAAGCCCAGGGCGCACTATTCAACAGGAGCCAAGTCCTCGCCGGTACTCTGGTGAACTGCTGCAACGGGACGGACGTGGCAACCAGTGACGGCGGCTCGCTGGCGCTACCTCCGGACGAGCGGAAACTCTTTATCAGTCGCGTCGTACAGATCGCGGTCCTGTGCGTACTGTCGCTCACCGTCATTTTCGGCATCTTTTTCCTCGGCTGCAACCTCATGATCAAATCGGAGAGTATGATTAACTTTATGGTGAAGGACCGGAGACCTTCCAAAGACATAGAGGCCCCGGTGATGATAGGACTCAGCTAG